The genomic interval TAGAAGTACAATAGAAGGATTGTTTAGAATTGGAACCAATTATTCTCTTTCTGATGAAAGTACCAAGTGGCCCACTGTAGAGCAGACACTGATAAAAAGTTGTGCTCATGTTTCTATTTGTGGTAATTTTAGCATTTGCTGTCCTACTATTAACTGGAAAGGACGAAGTTAAACCTGGGAAGAGCAAAGAAGGGAAGAGTTTCAAGTTTAGGAAAATTAGGTGAAAAACAATTGTTTATGGtgataatgggaaaaaataggaaaactaaTGATGTTCAATTGTTATGTAaccctcattaaaaaaattatacatctaTCAGCTGTGTTAATATTCTGgtaatgaattcatttattgaatgccaaAATAACCCAAAGGAATTGAATGTGCTTGATCACTCCCAGAATAAACAGTTTGGCGAGGGCAAAAACTTCACTTCCAAGGTCATCAACAGCTGCCACACCGAATTCATGACTACCCCTAATAACAAAGAAGCAGCTGCAAATACAGAGGTGAGGATTTTATCTGGGTTTTTCACTTGAGCAACTGAGACAGTGCACTCATGTTACTAGGCTTTAGATTATTAGAGTAATGGTAACTGCACATGCAGAGAAATGTGGAGGAGTACTAAgcaatcaaagagaaaattacattATGCAGTTGATAACGTATGAATAGAATCAAGTGATGACTAAAGATCTgtagtagcaaaaaaaaaaaaaaaccagatctATAAATTCCCATGTAGATAACCTTAGTTTAACCAACGCATTAGGCCCAGGATTGCAGCTATTATACTGTATGAAAGCATGGGTTGAACGAAAATTCTGTGTGTAAAATATATAAGGTTGGCAGAATTCATGGATATATAAGAAACACAACCACAGTTTTGAGTATTCCCTGTAACCAGTGATGCCTACACAGGAGTCACTCCTACACTGCACCATTTGAGACATTGCTTCTGACTCTCAAGGCTCTCCTGAttcttctgcttctctgaaaCCTACTTCATTATCATTCTCTATGACTCTTCTGTTACTTTTATTCATAATTATGAGTCTCCTCCCCAGATGTCCTATAAAATATCATGTTTTGCTTCTCATGGTTGCAACAATTATCTCTGTTCTGATGAAAACACAGTCTACAAATCAAGCCTCAATCATTTATCCCAGCTccaactttttttcattttaattgttccTTTCTGATTCCCACATGAACCACAATcctaacattatttaaaatattttcacatacatCTTCTCTTAAATACAATCTGTTCTCTTACTAAAACTTTGTTAATAATATCAACATTCTTTCCGTCTGCTCAGCATCTTAATAATGGAGATgataaaatgaaggaagaaggTCAAGGAGAAGGAGGatgtttttaatgaatttaaaataaatttaaaatttactgagGGCTATTATACTGCCATACAATTTATAAAGTGCTCTGTGTTCATTACTAtgcttaatcctcacaaaaaatCCTGTAGCACAGTGACTGTTATTACACTTCCtgagatgaagaaaccaaggctcagaaaagttaaggGATTTCCACCCATCACACAGGTAATAAGCAGTGAGTCTAGCTTTCATCCAACTCAGAGTTCTCACTCTTCATCTTTAAGCTACAAGACCCCCTGAAAACTTATATTTCTATTGCAATGTCTATTCGCTTCTTCTCTGCTCTTCATTTCCTGTACCACTAAAGTATTTCATGCCCATCAAGAAATCAAGACTTTTAATTAGAGATATTCAGCCCCTGGGAGTTTCAGGCCCAATCCTGGAGTAGTGGACTCAGTGGAGGGGACCTTCCATTGTGAATCCCACTGATGCTGTTACTAAAGACAACACTGTGCCATTTTCTGCCCGGACACATGTCAACAGAAAGACTGCTCTGATAGCAAATAGGACTGGTGTTGGTATGGATTGAGGAAAACGTGTTTAAGAATTTCATGTCTTCTTCATTATCTCTTTGTTCAAATATCATAAAACTACCAATCAGAAAATGAATACACTAATGAATGATTTGAATCATTAATACAAATGAATCATCAGGTGAAAATGATGTGGGCATGGGTAGGATCCATGCTTCCTGGGTCAGGTACTCTAGGCCCATATTGAGTTCCAACAAAATATTTAGATTTCTCTCCCTGGACAAGCAAAgcattcaaatataaaaaaactCACTGAGCAGATGGTCTAATttcagaggggaaaagaaaatatttcatgttctAAATTAGAACTCATCAAAAGGATGATTTAtgtgacagtttttttttaaagaatttcagcAAAGTATAAactaataatatacattttataattttatatccttaacatctttaaatttttttgcatACACAGAGGAATAATAAAGGGTTTTTTTATATGCTCAGCCTCCCTGAGCAAAAATCACATGTTACCAAGCCCActgaattttgtttattttaatgagattgtttcctgTGATTGTTTAGGACGAAGCCCTGTTGAGGTTGGTTATCAGTTTGCTCCACTCGTGGGATGAACCTCTGCATCAGGCAGTCACAGAGTTGTTGCACAGGAATGGAGCCTCACCTGATATCTTGGCAAGGGCTAAAGAGATTGAGGACAAGACCAAAGTACTTCTAGAAGGTGTGGAAATGATACAAAAAAGGGTGAGCCATCTCCTGAAGCCTTCTTTGATTTCCTTATGAAGGAAAGAAGATGACCTCTGAATTGAGGAATGAGTTTTGAAACATCTCACTTTGTAAGGACAAGATTCAGACCTTCTATATTCTAATTGCTGTTATATAAAGCGAGAGCCTAATCATTCATAATGCTAGATTCTATTGTAAGTGAGTTAGAATTCAACTACAATTTTTGACAGGTGCAGCgttccctgcattgcacacaATTCCACCAAAAGCTAGCCTCTTACTGGGCACATGTGGTTGAAATACTTTCATGGGTAAGAGAACTGGAGCATAGAATTTGTAAGATCaatgttttcttaaaagcaaCCCAGGTGATCTGCTACTGAACGTCTGctcatattctttctttgtccTCTTCAAAGTAAAGGATGAGagtggaaaggaagggaagagaaagtcaAAACCAAACTCATACTTGAGTTCTGCTTCTTGATTTTAGATTGCTAATAGATTTTCCATACGCTGgctccaaattcatgtccagagAGTTTTGTAAGTCTTCCCCAATCTTAATTTGATAATAAGAAGGAACAAAGAAGAGCAAATACTAATAAaactcataaaattaaaaaataattaaaaaatattaaaatttttatttttaattaattttaaaaaattgaaaaataaaaaactaataaaactcATAAAATTCATTATCTTTTGGGTGCTTAGGTTCATCCTGGAGAGAAGAAGAACGAGCCCTATCCAGTGTGGTCAGAAAAGTCCTCCCTGACAGCAGACGATGAGGATGTGCGCCAAACTGCCTTTTATAGAATGTTCCACTGCCTACACAGGGATTCGAGTAAAATTAGCACCTACATCAATTTGCTTAAGTGCCGATTCACCCCATGCTAAGCCCACAATTAACCCAACCAGTCCTGAGATGGTTAGTGATGATCCATCCCGTCAAAAGCTTCTTTGAGTTTTATAGCTCTTTAATGCATGTTTGGGTGTAATGGGTCTCATctgaaacaaaataaacacagattCTGTAGAGATGTCAAAATCTAAGAAGGAAATTTGTCAATGTCTTTATCTTCATTtaatagaaaatcaaaataaaatccaTCCCTACCTCTGAGAGAAAgaattttcctattaaaattgGTCACAAATAGCAGGAACTGACATGACAAAGACCATTAAAGAGCTTACTAAAGAATCACATGAAATTATTCTGGGTCAAGTTATAAGAATCAAAGAATTAGATAATTACTTATTGTGCTGGTCATGCTACCAAGAAGACTGAATTCTGAGAATTCTTTATGAAAGCAAGCCACAAACTGTCAGCCGATTCTTACATTGTCTCAGTGTTACAACAGACAATATAAGTGCTTTGCACATGGCTACCTAAATAGCATGAGGTTTACTGAACTGCCTAAAAATTGTTAGAATGCTGTCTTAATCCTtctgggctgctgtaacaaaatatcatagaattataaacaatagaaatggaTTTTCGCAGTGTGATCAGATAAGGCCCTCTTTCCGTCTCACACTTCTTACTATATCCTCACATCAGGGAAAGGGCTAGAGAAATTCCATGTGTCTGTTATATATAAAAGCAGTCATCTCATCCAGGAGGCTCCATCCTTTGTCACCTCCATAActtcatcacctcccaaaggctccacctaTGAAATACCATCAATAGGAgtcaggatttcaacatatgaagttTCTGGGCGACACAAAGGTTGAGACCATAGCAGACACAAAGGTGAACTGGCTCTATCCTCCTCCAGTGGCTGTCTTCACCCACACTCCACTGCAATCTCATTTCCTGCATCATCTGGCAAAAATTCCATAGGTTCTATCACTCAGGTTTAACAAGTCTAGCTTAGTTAACTGTCAATTGTCCCCCAACTAGGGAGTCTAGACGATTGTCCAACTGATCACATAAAAACCAAGTAGCTAAGAAAGCTGGATTCATAAACACATTTATCTGAGAAGTGAGATACCATTCTCTCTTAAAGTAACTATCCTTGTCATTAATTATTTGGCCTTACACACATGCCCTAGTAGGTCCCCAAATTATAAAATCATCCAAACAGACTGAGTCTCTACTGAGACTGAAGCAATGTGACTGGATTAGGGTTGCTCTGCTTATTCAATTGCCTCCAAACAACCTGGTATGAGGGCCAATCTCTTGACTGGCTCTCCTAAGATTCAGTGATGTTGCTGGGCTGGTTTACAGCATCTTAGGGCTTTAGCAGTAATTCCTAGTAATCAGAAAATGGGAAATACAAAGGTAGAAGGGAAAGGGGGGATgaataagagagaaagaagagaaagacagaaggaagaaaaagcagcAAAGGGAAAGTGAGTCAAGGACTTGGGTAGTGAAGGATGAAATGCTGTTAGaacactttatttttaaggatgcaaatatatatgcatttttttaatatCCTAAAAGCAAATATctcatattcctttttatttccattttatcttaTTACCTCTTTTTTCTGAAATTGTCCTTTatattagattcagttcagttcagtcactcagtcgtgtctgactctttgcgaccccatgaattgcagcacgccaggcctccctgtccatcaccaactcccggagttcactcagactcacgtccattgagtcagtgatgccatccagccatctcattctctgtcgtccccttctcctcctgcccctaatcccttccagcatcaaagtcttttccaatgagtcaacacttcacatgaggtggccaaagtactggagtttcagctttagcattattccttccaaaaaaatcccagggctgatctccttcagaatggactgattggatctccttgcagtccaagggactctcaagagtcttctccaacaacacagttcaaaagcatcaattctttggcactcagccttcttcacagtccaactctcacatccatacatgaccacaggaaaaaccatagccttgactagacggacctttgttggcaaagtaatatctctgcttttgaatatgctatctaggttggtcataactttccttccaaggagtaagggtcttttaatttcatggctgcattcaccatctgcagtgattttggagccccaaaaaataaagtctgacagtgtttccatggtttccccatctatttcccatgaagtgatgggaccagatgccatgatcttcgttttctgaatgtggagctttaagccaaatttttcactttcatttcatcaagaagcttttgagttcctcttcactttctgccataagggtggtgtcatctgcatatctgaggttattgatatttctcccagcaatcttgattccagcttgtgtttcttccagtccagtgtttctcatgatgtgctctgcctagaaattaaataagcagggtgacaatatacagccttgacatactccttttcctatttggaaccagtctgtagttccatgtccagttctaactgttgcttcctgacctgcatataggtttctcaagaggcaggtcaggtggtctggtgttcccatctcttgaagaattttccacagttgattgtgatccacacagtcaaaggctttggcatagtcaataaagcagaaatagatgtttttctggaactctcttgctttttccatgatccagtggacgttggcaatttgatctctggttcctctgccttttctaaaaccaacttgaacatctggatgttcacagctcacgtattgctgaagcctgacttggagaattttgagcattactttactagcgtatgagatgagcgcaattgtgcagtagtttgagcattctttggcattgcctttctttgggattggaatgaaaactgacattttccagtcctgtggccactgctgagttttccaaatttgctggcgtattgagggcagcagtttcacagcatcacctttcaggatttgaaatagctcaactggaatcccatcacctccactagctttgttcatagtgatgctttctaagacccacttgacttcacattccaggatgtctggctctaggtcagtgatcacacaatcgtgattatcttggtcatgaacatcttttttgtacagttctgtgtattcttgccacctcttcttaatatcttctgcttctgttaggtccataccatttctgtccttaattgagcccatctttgcatgaaatgttcccttggtatctctaattttcttgaagagatctctagtctttcccattctgttgttttcctctatttctgtgcattgatcaccaaggaaggctttcttatctcttcttgctattctttggaactctgcattcagatgcttgtatctttccttttctcctttgcttttcacttttcttttcacagctatttgtaaggcctccccagacagccattttgcttttttgcatatcttttccatggggatgatcttgatccctgtctcctgtacaatgtcacaaacctccgtccatagttcatcaggcactctatgagatctagtcccttaaatctatttctcacttccactgtattatcataagggatttgatttaggtcatacctggatggtctagtggttttccctacactcttcaatttcagtctgaatttggcaataaggagttcatgatctgagccacagtcagctcccggtcttgtttttgctgactgtatcgagcttctccatctttggctgcaaagaatataatcaacctgatttcggtgttgaccatctggtgatgtccatgtgtagagtcttctcttgtgttgttggaagagggtgtttgctatgaccagtgcattctcttggtgaaaatctattagcctttgccctgcttcattccatatcccaaggccaaatttgctgttactccagtcccctataataaaaaggacatcttttttgggtgttagttctaaaacgtcttgtaggtcatcatagaatcattcaacttcagcttcttcagcgttactggttgggatatagacttggattactgtgatattgaatggtttgccttggaaactaacagagatcattctgtttcataaatagctTTTGGCAAACTCCCCCAAATTAAGTAACATTTTATGCAGTAAATTTTGATACGTTTCTGTTTCCTGAAGAACTAATCTCCATAGTATTTTccacttttcaacacactgtcagTGCCCTAAACtatataatgtaaaaatattatatatgcaaTGCTATTCtaatatattcagagaaggcaatggcaccccactccagtactcttgcctggaaaatcccgtggatggaggagcctggtaggctgcagtccatggggtcgctaggagtcagacacgactgagcgaattcactttcacttttcactttcatgcattggagaaggaaatggcaacccactccagtgttcttgcctggagaattccagggatgggggagcctggtggctgccatctatggggtcacacagagtcggacacgactgaagtgacttagcatagcattctaatatattatgacattttaaaaatatacacaaaatataaattgaatgacagtgaggtaaaaataaatagaaatgggtcccatttgtttatttttgcttttatttccattttctggaaGGTAGCTCATAGAGGATCGTGCTGTGATTTActtcagagagtgttttgcctctgttttccactaggagttttatagtttctggtcttacatttagatctttaatccattttgagtttatttttgtgtatagtgttagaaagtattctactttcattcttttgcaagtggttgaccagttttcccagcaccacttgttaaacagattgtcttttctccactgtatattcttgcctcctttgtcaaagataaggtgtccataggtgcatgaatttatctctgggctttctatttgttccattgatcaatatttctgtctttgtgccagtatcatactgtcttctgtctgtagctttgtagtatagtgtgaagtcaggcaggttgattactccttccattcttctttctcaaaattgctttggctatttgaggtttgttgtatttccatacaaattgtgaaattatttgttctagttctatgaaaattaCTGTTGAtaccttgatagggattgcactggatctatagattgctttgggtagtatactcattttcactatattgattcttccaatccatgaacatggtatatttctctatttatttgtgtcatctttgatttctttcatcagtgttttatacttttctatatacagactttttgtctcttttggtagatttattcctaagtattttattcttttcattgcaatggtgaatggactagtttccttaacttctctttgttttctcattgttagtgtataggattGAAGGGATTTCTgggtgttaattttatatcctgtaactttactatattcattgattagctctagtaattttctggttgcgtctttaggattttctatgtagaggatcacgtcatctggaaacagtgaaagttttacttcttttttttcca from Bos indicus isolate NIAB-ARS_2022 breed Sahiwal x Tharparkar chromosome 23, NIAB-ARS_B.indTharparkar_mat_pri_1.0, whole genome shotgun sequence carries:
- the LOC109576787 gene encoding chorionic somatomammotropin hormone 1, giving the protein MVARFSSLGIPHHRFPPFSPVGPSPHQQQSSSWDFSPILMAPASSHRGHQWICDLVRGSCLLLLLVVSNLLLCQGVEDYAPYCKNQPGNCRIPLQSLFERATLVASNNYRLAREMFNEFNKQFGEGKNFTSKVINSCHTEFMTTPNNKEAAANTEDEALLRLVISLLHSWDEPLHQAVTELLHRNGASPDILARAKEIEDKTKVLLEGVEMIQKRVHPGEKKNEPYPVWSEKSSLTADDEDVRQTAFYRMFHCLHRDSSKISTYINLLKCRFTPC